One Globicephala melas chromosome 6, mGloMel1.2, whole genome shotgun sequence genomic window carries:
- the TUSC1 gene encoding tumor suppressor candidate gene 1 protein, giving the protein MWRMRGGATRRGSCGGGDSRGQGRPGRVRGGGGSGGWRGRAGGARQQLEERFADLAASHLEAIRARDERDRQNARLREENARLRLENRRLKRENRSLFRQALRLPGEGGDGAYAEAARATPSPEEASTNRRARGGGPEDEQGSPRALRARLEKLEAMYRRALLQLHLEQRGPRPRGDKEETCPRRPDSGQGTPEPEPEPSEPWL; this is encoded by the coding sequence ATGTGGCGCATGCGTGGTGGCGCCACCAGGCGCGGGAGCTGCGGCGGAGGGGACAGCCGCGGGCAGGGCCGCCCGGGCCGCGTTCGTGGGGGTGGCGGCAGCGGGGGCTGGAGAGGCCGCGCGGGCGGCGCCCGACAGCAGCTGGAGGAGCGGTTCGCCGACTTGGCGGCGAGCCACCTAGAGGCCATCCGCGCGCGGGACGAGCGGGACCGACAGAACGCGCGGCTGCGTGAGGAGAACGCCCGACTGCGGCTCGAGAACCGGCGGCTGAAGCGCGAGAACCGCAGTCTCTTCCGTCAGGCCTTGCGGCTTCCCGGCGAGGGTGGTGACGGGGCGTACGCGGAGGCGGCGAGGGCGACCCCGAGCCCCGAAGAGGCCAGCACGAACAGGAGAGCTAGGGGCGGCGGCCCCGAGGACGAGCAGGGCAGCCCCAGGGCCCTGAGAGCCCGGCTTGAGAAGCTGGAGGCCATGTACCGCCGGGCCCTGCTGCAGTTGCACCTCGAGCAGCGGGGGCCGCGCCCGCGTGGGGACAAGGAGGAGACCTGTCCACGCAGACCCGACTCAGGCCAGGGAACCCCggaacccgagcccgaaccctcgGAACCCTGGCTGTAG